A window of the Rhizobium brockwellii genome harbors these coding sequences:
- a CDS encoding glutathione S-transferase family protein, producing MTITITAFERSPDRGRGLARDMRIRWALEEVDQPYDVRLVSFKTMREPAHLALQPFGQIPTYEEGDLALFESGAIVFHIGERHAGLLPDDANARARALTWMFAALNTVEPPIFDRALVMILERDKPWYEHRLSALEDSIRKRLIDLSRRLGDADWLDGAFSAGDLLMVSVLLRLKGSAILEEYSNLSAYVARAEARPAYKRAFAAQLAVFTAASAG from the coding sequence ATGACGATTACCATTACCGCCTTTGAACGGTCGCCCGATCGCGGCAGGGGTTTGGCGCGCGACATGCGCATTCGCTGGGCGCTCGAAGAAGTGGATCAACCTTACGACGTTCGTCTTGTTTCGTTCAAGACGATGAGAGAACCCGCGCATCTGGCACTTCAGCCTTTCGGGCAGATCCCGACCTATGAAGAAGGCGATCTCGCTTTATTCGAGTCCGGCGCCATCGTCTTCCATATCGGCGAGCGCCATGCGGGCCTGCTGCCGGACGACGCGAATGCCCGGGCACGCGCGCTCACATGGATGTTTGCCGCGCTCAACACGGTGGAACCACCGATCTTCGACCGCGCTCTCGTCATGATCCTCGAGCGCGACAAGCCTTGGTACGAGCATCGCCTTTCCGCCCTTGAGGACAGCATCCGGAAGCGGCTGATCGACCTCTCCCGCCGTCTTGGCGATGCCGACTGGCTCGATGGTGCGTTCAGCGCCGGCGACCTGCTGATGGTGTCGGTGCTGCTCAGGTTGAAGGGATCTGCCATACTGGAGGAATATTCGAACCTCTCCGCCTATGTCGCCCGGGCCGAAGCGCGGCC